The sequence below is a genomic window from Providencia rettgeri.
CTCAATACCATGCTTCATTAATTCGTCAGAGCACGTAATCAGCGTTGGCAAATAACTGGTACATCCCGTGCGTTCATTGGCTTTTTGCATGATATCCAAATTCTTTAATGTGACATTTTCTTTATTATCATTGAATTGGACACCACCACAGCCGTTGACTTGCAGGTCAATAAACCCAGCGGACAAGATTGCACCTTGTAGGTCATGCTGTGAAATATGGGAAGGTAATTCAGAGACAGGACAAACATCTTTGATGATTTCACCATCGACGATGACCGCATGGTTATCCAGTCTTTCATGACCTGTATAAATAATGCAATTTGTTAATGCATACATGGCTTAAACTCCTGACCTCTGGAAGGTGGGTCACCGATCAGCCTTCGCTGACCGGGTGATTGATAAATATAATATTAGTTAAACTTTTCAATAATTTCAGATTCTAGCTGTTTGAAATATTTAAGCGTTTTGACTTTTAATTCGAGTGTTGCGGGTTCATCACAGACGACCAGTGCTTTTGGATGCATTTGCACGCAGCTTACTGTCCACATATGGTTGATTGAACCTTCTACCGCAGCATGAACTGCATTGGCTTTATTTGCACCTGTCGCGAGTACCATTAACTCTTCAGCATCCATTAATGTGGCAACTCCCACAGTTAAAGCGAATTTTGGTACTTGGTTGATATCGTTATCAAAAAAACGTGAGTTAGCTTGGCGTGTTTCGGGCGTTAATGTCTTAATGCGAGTACGAGAGTTCAGTGAAGACCCCGGTTCATTGAAAGCAATATGACCGTCGTTACCTACGCCGCCCATAAATAAATTAATTTTGCCGTAAGATTTAATTTTATCTTCATAACGTTGGCATTCTGCATCAACATCAGGGGCATTGCCATTCAGTAAATTAATATTTTGCGCTTGAATATCGATGTGGTTAAAGAAATTCTCATGCATAAATGTGTGATAGCTTTGAGGATGATTAGCTGGAATACCAATATATTCATCCATATTAAATGTGACCACATGCTTAAAACTGACTTTTCCTGCGTTATATAAAGCAATCAGTGCCTTATAAGTTGCAAGAGGGGTGCCACCTGTTGGTAGCCCAAGAACGAAAGGGCGATCAGCAGTAGGGTTGAATGCGTTGATTTTATCAGCGATATACTGTGCGGACCAAATGCCGACATCATGCGCATTGTTAAGTGGAATTAGCCTCATGTCTTAATTACCTCTAATAAGTCTGTGAAATCTTTCATATATATATGTATCCCTGATGTTATTCATTAGATATAGGAATACTCGTTATACTTCAAATTTATTGTGCATTATCACTTGCTTGACCTGCTGTTTTTGTTTCAGTTCATGCATTCAAGTGTGCTGAGAATATACAGGTTAATAGCATAAAAAAGTTATTTTTAATCATAAAATAAGTTTTCAATAATAGCTAGTAATTTAGTCATATCAGTAACTCTTTCGTTGATATTTATCACAAATCGAACCTATTTATTTTGCATCGCGAAACAATTAATTTAGACTATGAAATTGATACTCTCAATAACCTAAATTATGATTTAGGTGTGTGAACAAGAAGATCCCGTAAATGGGACAAAAATAGGGCGATAAAGGGGGAGTTTGTGAATATTCTTAGCTACTTACAGCGGATTGGTAGGGCACTTATGGTGCCAGTTGCGGTACTACCAGCTGCAGCAATCCTGATGGGGATTGGCTATTGGATTGACCCAGATGGTTGGGGAGCCAATAGTGCAATCGCGGCGTTACTGATTAAATCGGGCGCGGCTATTATTGATAATATGTCCGTGCTATTTGCTATTGGTGTTGCTTATGGGATGTCAAAAGATAAAGACGGTGCTGCTGCACTGACCGGTTTTGTTGGCTTTTTAGTCGTGACAACACTGTGTTCGCCTGCATCTTATTCCATGATCATGAATGTTCCGTTGGAAAGCGTTCCTGCGGCATTCGGTAAAATAAATAACCAGTTCGTGGGTATCTTAGTTGGGGTACTGTCTGCAGAATTGTACAACCGCTACAGTGGCGTAGAGCTACCAAAAGCATTGTCTTTCTTTAGCGGCCGTCGCCTTGTACCCATTCTGACATCATTCTTAATGATCATCTTAGCCTTCATACTGATGTATGTGTGGCCAGTGGTCTATAACGGTTTAGTCTCTTTCGGTGAAAGCATTAAAGACTTAGGCTCTGTGGGCGCGGGGATTTACGCATTTTTCAACCGTTTATTAATTCCTGTGGGTCTCCACCATGCACTTAACTCAGTGTTCTGGTTTGACGTTGCAGGGATCAATGATATTCCAAACTTCTTAGGCGGTGCTAAGTCAATTGAAGCAGGCCTTGCAACAGTAGGTATTACGGGTCGTTATCAAGCGGGCTTCTTCCCAATCATGATGTTTGGTTTACCTGGTGCGGCATTAGCGATTTACCACTGTGCACGTCCAGAAAATAAGGCAAAAGTTGCTGGTATTATGATTGCCGGTGCGTTCGCGGCATTCTTCACCGGTATCACTGAGCCGCTTGAATTCTCCTTCATGTTCGTGGCACCGATTCTGTACGTAGTCCACGCATTGTTAACCGGTATCTCGGTTTATATCGCAGCAACAATGGAATGGATCTCAGGGTTCGGCTTCAGCGCAGGTTTAGTCGATATGTTATTGCAATCACGTAACCCATTAGCCGTTCAGTGGTATATGTTGATTGTCCAAGGCCTAATCTTCTTCTGCATTTATTATGTCATTTTCCGTTTCATGATCCGCAAATTCAACCTGTTAACCCCAGGCCGTGAAGAGAGTGCAGGGGATGAAACTATTGATGGTTATGACGAAAGCATTAGCCCTGCCGATAGCAGTGATAGTGATATTCAAAAAGAAGCTCGCCAATATGTTGCAGCGGTGGGTGGTAGCGACAACATCGTCAGTATTGATGCCTGTATCACTCGTTTACGTTTAGGTGTTAAAGATTCAGCGATTGTTAATGACGCCATGACAAAACGTTTAGGGGCTTCAGGTGTTATCCGCTTAAGCAAACAAAATGTGCAAGTGATTGTCGGTACACGTGCTGAATTAGTGGCAAAAGCAATGACTGAAGTGATTGCAAAAGGCCCAATTGCAGGTTCTGCGCCAGTTGCAGCGGCAGAAGAGAAAAAAGCCACAGAGCCTGCGAAAGCTAAAGGCAATGTGATTTTATCTCTGGTTGCGCCAGTGAGTGGTCAAGTTTTCTCACTTGACGATGTGCCAGATGAAGCGTTCTCTAGCCGTATTGTGGGCGATGGTATTGCCATCAAACCAACAAGCAGTGAAGTGTTAGCGCCGGCATCAGGTACGGTGGTGAAAATTTTCGAAACTAATCATGCATTCTGCCTTGAAACAGAAAATGGTGTCGAACTCATTGTTCATATGGGGATTGATACTGTTGCACTGAAAGGCGAAGGTTGTGCACGTTTAGTGGAAGAAGGAGCTGAAGTAACCGCTGGCACACCAATTCTGAACCTCGACCTTGCGTTCCTTGAGGCCAATGCTAAATCAATGATTAGCCCAGTTATCATCAGCAATATTGATGACTTCGCTGGTGTCGAGATTTTAGTTGAAGGCGATGTGAAAGCAGGCGAAACGGTTATTTATAATGTTCTGAAATAATTTAGTTTAATATTATAAGTGAGTAAGAGGGTGGCTTAGGCCACCCTTTTTTTATGGTGGTTAAATAA
It includes:
- the nagB gene encoding glucosamine-6-phosphate deaminase, which encodes MRLIPLNNAHDVGIWSAQYIADKINAFNPTADRPFVLGLPTGGTPLATYKALIALYNAGKVSFKHVVTFNMDEYIGIPANHPQSYHTFMHENFFNHIDIQAQNINLLNGNAPDVDAECQRYEDKIKSYGKINLFMGGVGNDGHIAFNEPGSSLNSRTRIKTLTPETRQANSRFFDNDINQVPKFALTVGVATLMDAEELMVLATGANKANAVHAAVEGSINHMWTVSCVQMHPKALVVCDEPATLELKVKTLKYFKQLESEIIEKFN
- the nagE gene encoding N-acetylglucosamine-specific PTS transporter subunit IIBC gives rise to the protein MNILSYLQRIGRALMVPVAVLPAAAILMGIGYWIDPDGWGANSAIAALLIKSGAAIIDNMSVLFAIGVAYGMSKDKDGAAALTGFVGFLVVTTLCSPASYSMIMNVPLESVPAAFGKINNQFVGILVGVLSAELYNRYSGVELPKALSFFSGRRLVPILTSFLMIILAFILMYVWPVVYNGLVSFGESIKDLGSVGAGIYAFFNRLLIPVGLHHALNSVFWFDVAGINDIPNFLGGAKSIEAGLATVGITGRYQAGFFPIMMFGLPGAALAIYHCARPENKAKVAGIMIAGAFAAFFTGITEPLEFSFMFVAPILYVVHALLTGISVYIAATMEWISGFGFSAGLVDMLLQSRNPLAVQWYMLIVQGLIFFCIYYVIFRFMIRKFNLLTPGREESAGDETIDGYDESISPADSSDSDIQKEARQYVAAVGGSDNIVSIDACITRLRLGVKDSAIVNDAMTKRLGASGVIRLSKQNVQVIVGTRAELVAKAMTEVIAKGPIAGSAPVAAAEEKKATEPAKAKGNVILSLVAPVSGQVFSLDDVPDEAFSSRIVGDGIAIKPTSSEVLAPASGTVVKIFETNHAFCLETENGVELIVHMGIDTVALKGEGCARLVEEGAEVTAGTPILNLDLAFLEANAKSMISPVIISNIDDFAGVEILVEGDVKAGETVIYNVLK